Within the Miscanthus floridulus cultivar M001 chromosome 2, ASM1932011v1, whole genome shotgun sequence genome, the region GTCGATCTCAGATGATATTATCCTGAAGCTAAGCAAGCGCCTGGCGCCTTCTCTTGACCGTTGCCATGAAGCCATTCTTCATGTGAAGTATGATGGACAGCTTGGGCTCCACGACGTGCCCCGGCACTGCCTCGACGTCGAAGTTGCTGAccacggcggccgccgccgccttgAGCTGCACGAACGCCATGTCCTTGCCGAGGCAGGTCCGGGGCCCCGAGTTGAAAGACAGGAACCTGTACGACGGCACGTACCGCACCCTGCCGTCCTCCGCGATCCACCGCTCCGGCCTGAACTCCCGGCAGTCGCTGCCCCACACGTCCTCCATCCTCCCCATCGCGTACAGCCACACCAGGATCTTGTCCCCGGGCCGCACCTCGTACCCGCTCGGCAGCACGTCCGCCGCCTGCCGCCTCCTTCAGCTCCTGCGGCACCGGCGGGTACAGCCTCAGCGACTCGCACAGCGCCGCGTGCAGGTACGTCAGCCGGCTCAGCTCGTCCGGCTCGTCGAAGGTCACCATGCCGCCGCCGTCCGCGTCAGCGGTGCTGCTCTTGCTCTTGACGGACTCCAGCTCCTGCCGTATCTTGGCCACCACGCGCGGGTTCCGCGTCAGGAGGTAGAAGAACCAGGACAGCGCCGAGCCCGTCGTGTCGCGGCCGGCCAGCATGAGGTTGATGGTCGTGTCGCGCAGGAACGCGTCCACCGCAGTGTCCTCGTCGTCGTTGATGTAGGAGGACAGCAGGTCCGCCGAGTCCCTGATGCCGTGCCTCGCCTTCTCGGCACGCCGCTTGGCGATCGTGTCGGCGACGAACTGGTCGATGGTGCGCCACGCCTCCGCCATCTTGCGCTCGTGCCCGATCCGGAGCCTCCTCGCCAGCTTCCACCACGTCATCGGGACGACGTGGCGGAGGAGGAGCACGTTCATGGCGTCGTCCATGGCGCGCGCGAACGGCACCTCCGGCAGGCCGACGGACAGGCACCCGGGGTCGACGCCGAACACCAGCGTCGTCGTGGTGTCGAACGTCAGCCGGAGGAAGACGTCCTGGAGGTCGAACGCCTTCCCTGTGCTAGCGAAGTGGGAGAGCAGCGGGAGCAGGGCGGTGTCCACCTTGGCGCGGCTGTACCGGGACACGAAGGCCCGGAACGAGGCGCTGGACATGAGCAGCTGCGCCTTGGCGCGCTGGCGGCGCCACGACTCGCCGTCCGCGTTGAAGATGCCGCCGCCGAGGACGTCGAAGATCTCCTCGAACTCGGGGCCCTTGGGGTAGTTGGCGAAGTTGGAGGTGAAGACGTGGCGAACGTTGGCAGGGTCGGCGGTGACGAAGAACTGCATGCCGGAGCGCGGTGGGCCGGTGAAGAGGAAGTTGAGCGGGCTGGCTACCAGGAGGGAGGTGATCCAGtcgtggaggtggtggaggattgCCGAGGAGGGCCGGGAGCATGCCCACCAACGGCCAGTCCAGCGGGATGGCAGGGTTCTTCCGCTTGGATCTGATGTGGAAGTAGTAGAAGATCACGAAGCAGAGGAAGGAGAGGCAGAGCTCGAGGAAGGAGACCCACGGCGACGCCATTGGTTGCCTCTTACTGTACTTGCCTATGCTGAGGAAAACTTGTCGAACTGCCAATGGCTATGCCGCTATGGGGATCGATCATGCGGACGTATGCTACAGGCTTTTTAATACGAGTGGAGATGAGGTGAGAAATATCCGAGGAGTGACGACTGGATATTGTGGTCTTGAGGTTACACCAGAGTGACCAGACCAGTTGATTGCTTTCTGTCAGTGTCACCGCCGTCACATTTCCACGGAGATCGGGATGTGTAGCAAACTACATCGTAGGCGTGTTTGGTAGAGATTGTAGCGTAGCTTCACAAAGATATTTTGTCACTTTTTGATCAAACGGATCCCAGGAAACAGCTACGCCTCATAATCTCCGGAATATACGCTCTCACAAAGCCGAGAGTAGGGGTgaagctgaaaaaacaagctcctCCCCTCACCACCACTCTCCTGGGCCCTAGCACCGCTTGGGGCGGATTTGCCCCCGGGCCGACGGGAGGAGGATGGGGTGCGCGGGCGCTAACCCGCCGCTGCGCCAGCCGGCATACAGAGGGGTGTGGGGTGCAGACGTGCATGCGCCGACGTGGACAGGGGCACGTGTTCGCCAGGGCGCCGTCGCGGGGGTGGAGTGGCCACGATAGCAGAGCCCGACCTGTGCGGGAGTAGAGGTCGACCGACGTTGGGGCAGAGCCCAGCATGGGAGCGGAGTCCCGGCGCAGTGTCGGGTCGCCAAGGACGAGGGTGGCGAGGACGACGGCGCGGGGATGGGTCGTCGAGGACGAGAGCAGATGTCGGCGCCAGGGACGAGGTGGGCGTGGTTCGTTTGGGGCTGCGGGCGGCAAGTACCGCGTGAGCGAATAAGggggaaaataaaataaaatacaaaaaaaaaagataccgGTATTATAGGTACTCCACTATTTTGCACACCAGGTCAAGCTAATTTATCAAACGATTTATCAAAACAGGTTCAGTTCTACCACCAAAGTTGTTTTTCGAGTCAAAGCCAATAAAAACTGATTCAACAACGAAGCTGAGCTATATAGGACAGGTATCCTTCGCCTGCATGTCATTCCAAAACCAGCATGGTAACACTTTTTCTCTGCGCACTGCACTTCTATGGCATACTCAAGAACGACTGCGAGAGACAACCAATGGAGCCTTGGGTCTCCTCTCCTACCACGAGCTCTCCCTCTGCTCTACTTCGTAgtctttttttttagaattgcTACAGAACACTCGGTTGTTTTACGCGCTCTCAACACGCGATTTCCTGGCAGCCGCGGGGATGGGCGGGGGCTGGGTCGGAGTCGcggcgcggcggaggcggcgctccGGTCCAGGACGCGCGCGACTGCAGGGCGAGGACGCGTCCTCTGGGCAGGGTCGTGGCGTGGCGGAGGCGGTGGTCGCGGCTGCTGTGTGGCGGCGAGCAGCTGCagggcgacggcggtggtgcgCAGCTGGCCGGGGAGGAGACGACGGCGACCTGCTGCTGCGCGGGGAATGGGGTCGCGGCTGCCAGCAGAGGCGGCGCTCCTCCTTGAGCTCCGCGGCTAGGTCCAGCAGCCGCCTCTGCTGCGCCTCGACATCAGGCTGTGGCTGGGGTTGGGCTTGTGGTAGGGTTTTCTCTTACATCTGACATTTATTCGTCAAGAATTTAATATATATTTCTctgatatatataatatatagaaataatttaattttttttctaaaaaaaattatagaTTATTTCCATGAGATGTGCAATCTATAGA harbors:
- the LOC136540680 gene encoding LOW QUALITY PROTEIN: noroxomaritidine synthase-like (The sequence of the model RefSeq protein was modified relative to this genomic sequence to represent the inferred CDS: deleted 2 bases in 2 codons) codes for the protein MASPWVSFLELCLSFLCFVIFYYFHIRSKRKNPAIPLDWPLVGMLPALLGNLHHLHDWITSLLVASPLNFLFTGPPRSGMQFFVTADPANVRHVFTSNFANYPKGPEFEEIFDVLGGGIFNADGESWRRQRAKAQLLMSSASFRAFVSRYSRAKVDTALLPLLSHFASTGKAFDLQDVFLRLTFDTTTTLVFGVDPGCLSVGLPEVPFARAMDDAMNVLLLRHVVPMTWWKLARRLRIGHERKMAEAWRTIDQFVADTIAKRRAEKARHGIRDSADLLSSYINDDEDTAVDAFLRDTTINLMLAGRDTTGSALSWFFYLLTRNPRVVAKIRQELESVKSKSSTADADGGGMVTFDEPDELSRLTYLHAALCESLRLYPPVPQELKEAAAADVLPSGYEVRPGDKILVWLYAMGRMEDVWGSDCREFRPERWIAEDGRVRYVPSYRFLSFNSGPRTCLGKDMAFVQLKAAAAAVVSNFDVEAVPGHVVEPKLSIILHMKNGFMATVKRRRQALA